In Spirochaetota bacterium, a genomic segment contains:
- a CDS encoding putative CRISPR-associated protein, translating to MKKIITMVGTSILENLIKKEGCKEAEEMKRIKNEIANLRYYENKNDDQKMEKCKRLTYLILDAYKKCDLGREDEEIYKISAELKSLNKIKEELREDIIVYLLCSDTLVGYACAKALDFIIKDLRILEDVYVEPIEGIQVSSREDFERGMGNLVEEVYRISQHNWTDIIFNMTGGFKATIPFVTMLAQLNGCPIYYIFENTDGLIKIPKVPISREIFDLKLVGKFIRYFEELYDGIDSKERLDEIMKTDFYKHFSFAVWTSDIGLAELNAIGRMILEKYKEKNQVDIYVTDEVVRYLKNNPRLMKVFKKFVIFVDKTHKKVELKNGHRVYDDGSNQYRIYFFEESKKVYVYKVFCNHDESDRFLEERFDRKKYLVDTFKPYKEVLEYV from the coding sequence ATGAAGAAAATTATAACGATGGTGGGTACATCAATTCTTGAGAACCTAATAAAAAAAGAAGGCTGTAAGGAAGCAGAGGAAATGAAAAGGATAAAAAATGAAATAGCAAACCTAAGGTATTACGAGAATAAAAATGACGATCAAAAGATGGAAAAGTGTAAAAGACTAACATATCTCATTTTAGATGCTTACAAAAAGTGTGACTTGGGGAGAGAAGATGAGGAAATTTACAAAATCTCTGCAGAGCTGAAAAGTCTGAACAAGATAAAAGAAGAATTAAGAGAAGATATCATAGTGTATCTTTTATGCTCTGATACTCTTGTAGGGTATGCTTGTGCGAAGGCTTTGGACTTTATCATCAAGGATTTGCGTATCTTAGAAGATGTGTATGTTGAGCCAATAGAAGGAATACAAGTATCAAGTAGGGAAGATTTTGAAAGAGGTATGGGTAATTTAGTGGAAGAGGTTTATAGGATATCACAACACAATTGGACTGATATTATCTTTAACATGACTGGTGGTTTTAAGGCTACCATACCTTTTGTTACGATGCTAGCCCAACTTAACGGATGTCCGATATACTACATATTTGAAAACACAGACGGTCTGATAAAAATACCCAAAGTTCCAATAAGTAGGGAGATTTTTGATTTAAAGTTGGTTGGCAAATTTATTCGCTACTTTGAAGAACTGTATGATGGTATAGACTCTAAGGAAAGACTAGATGAAATAATGAAAACGGACTTCTACAAACACTTCAGTTTTGCAGTATGGACAAGTGATATTGGTCTTGCTGAACTTAATGCCATTGGTAGAATGATATTAGAGAAGTACAAAGAAAAAAATCAAGTGGATATATATGTTACAGACGAGGTGGTGAGGTATCTTAAAAACAACCCGAGGCTGATGAAAGTTTTCAAGAAATTCGTGATTTTTGTAGATAAGACACATAAAAAAGTTGAATTGAAAAATGGTCATCGTGTTTATGATGATGGATCTAACCAGTATAGGATTTACTTTTTTGAGGAAAGTAAGAAAGTGTATGTATATAAGGTCTTTTGCAACCATGACGAAAGTGATAGGTTTTTGGAAGAGAGGTTTGATAGAAAGAAATATCTAGTAGATACATTTAAGCCTTATAAGGAGGTGTTAGAGTATGTTTAA
- the cmr4 gene encoding type III-B CRISPR module RAMP protein Cmr4: MFKEKKIMFLIAETPVHAGSGSGIGVIDLPIQRERHTDFPKIESSGLKGCLRDAFKDSGVGQTIINAIFGPENSGDYAGAMAITDARILLFPVKSLKGVFAWITCPMVIERFVRDVMMIDKNTKSENPANESQFPIRAFASLVKDDKSQKAKITSICGVLINSGNSKKIVLEEFSIEVKDSESKEVDGVAGWLSENVLPSDSFYEFWRSKLNKDLVVVDDDTFAQFVSNSTEVVTRVRISDETGTAEGGGLWTEEYLPQDTILYSLVMFRNARNSSAQSEGNSTLCSTFVSKLSEIRVIQVGGNATTGKGFVRVNFYPHQNQNKHQNQ, encoded by the coding sequence ATGTTTAAAGAAAAGAAGATTATGTTTCTGATTGCCGAGACTCCCGTTCATGCGGGGAGTGGTAGTGGGATAGGGGTCATTGACCTACCTATCCAGAGAGAAAGACACACCGACTTTCCAAAGATTGAAAGTTCTGGGCTGAAGGGATGTTTGAGGGATGCGTTTAAGGATTCTGGTGTAGGACAGACAATAATTAATGCGATATTTGGTCCTGAGAATAGTGGAGATTATGCTGGTGCGATGGCGATAACTGATGCTAGAATACTACTCTTCCCTGTAAAATCCCTAAAGGGAGTCTTTGCTTGGATCACCTGCCCAATGGTCATTGAGAGGTTTGTTAGGGATGTTATGATGATAGACAAGAATACGAAATCTGAAAATCCTGCTAACGAATCTCAGTTCCCTATTCGTGCTTTTGCAAGTCTTGTTAAGGATGATAAGTCTCAAAAAGCAAAGATTACTAGTATTTGTGGAGTATTGATAAACTCTGGAAACTCTAAAAAGATAGTTCTAGAAGAGTTTTCGATTGAGGTAAAAGACTCTGAATCTAAAGAGGTTGACGGAGTTGCAGGATGGTTATCTGAAAATGTTCTTCCAAGCGATTCATTTTACGAATTTTGGAGGTCAAAATTAAATAAAGATTTGGTAGTAGTGGATGACGACACTTTCGCCCAATTTGTCAGTAATTCAACAGAGGTAGTAACTAGGGTTAGAATTTCTGATGAAACTGGAACTGCTGAAGGAGGCGGATTATGGACGGAAGAATATCTTCCACAGGATACTATTTTATATTCGTTAGTTATGTTTAGGAATGCAAGAAATTCTAGTGCTCAATCTGAAGGTAATTCTACGTTATGTAGCACTTTTGTATCAAAACTGTCTGAAATTAGGGTTATCCAGGTTGGGGGAAATGCTACTACTGGTAAAGGGTTCGTTAGAGTGAATTTTTATCCGCATCAAAATCAAAATAAACATCAAAATCAATAA